In Aethina tumida isolate Nest 87 chromosome 2, icAetTumi1.1, whole genome shotgun sequence, the DNA window aCAATCGGATGATATAAGATGGGTAACTGAATCTGATATCtctgtaaataaacaaattatgagGTACTTGTTGTTAAAAAAGTGAATACAAATACCTGAAGAAGCAAAAGTAATTTCCTGTGATAAACTAACACTATCTTCTCCCATTGTATATACTGCTAATCCACCCTCACAGGGAgccaaaattaattgagaacTGTCTTTAGTAAATATGGCTTTATTACATTGTACATTGGCATTTTCCAATTGAACTTTTCTCAATGCAGGCTTATTATCTTCCTAataaaaaccatttatttgataaaaacattcaataaCACTAAGTGAATGAACACTTACTTGAAATATAACTAAAGTAGTGCCACTGCAGGTGCTAAACATCACCCACTTTCCATTATTAGAAATACAGGATGCACAAATACCTTCCTGGTCCTTTTCTCCATcactatttttaacagttcTTTGCAATACCAACAACTTCTTGGGCTCAGACACCACAGGTACAATTCCCTTGTAATCTCGTTCAACTGCATCTCCTTCTCCTAACTTCCAAACTTCCAAATGAGTTGGatatcttaataaaatgtgtctgGATTCAGTGATATCTGTGCAACGATTTTGCATTACAGGTGGTGACCTCAACAATGTTTTTGGTGGGTGGAAACTACATGCTAGATATCCATCTATTCCACCAGAGTACAATTTCTGGTGTACCAATACAAGAGCTCGAACATCATGCTCATGGATTCTCCTTTGGATACTTCTAACCCATTTTTTAGTGccatctaaaaaaataaattaatatgtatataatctatgttcaataaaacatttaaaaaataaattacctttaaCTGAGACTTGAACATAATTAGATATACAGGGATCAGCTCCTGCACAATACAGGGATTTTTCATCATCTGAGACACATATGGCTAATAAATCTGCCTTGTGAGATTGGTATGATTCAATTTGTGCACCAACTTTGCCATCCCAGAATGTCAGTTTGCCTCTTGAGTCTCCACTGATGACTGTGAAATCATTTACGACTTCCAAGCACCAGACTATTGTAGGTTTGTTTACTTCACTTCTTCCTGGTGATAGCTTGTGCAACGCATGTCCAGTTAATACTTCCCATATTCTTATGGCATCTATACTACCAGTTACAATAAAATCACCagttttgtcaaatttaatgcTAATTATTCTTCCCTcttgtttatcaaatacaCAATCAAAAATAAGTTCTTCTTCtagattgtaaatatttacaaaacctTGTTCAGTACCAACAGCTATTTGTTTCTTTTGGTTAGCATCTATACAGTATGCAGCACCACCAGTTACACTAACAGCTTGttttacacataatttatataaatcatattCAATGAGAAAACCATGTAAATTTACTGAGAATAACCTGTCATTGCACCAAGCTAATCCTTCAACTAAATTAAACTCGATTGTtggatatattgttttttctattacaGCTGAATTATTTACGTCCCATATTTCAATTGTAGCGTCAGACCtaaa includes these proteins:
- the LOC109604274 gene encoding U3 small nucleolar RNA-associated protein 4 homolog — translated: MSLCKIHNVRFYKPKTRSIYNIALRKPKKKLAVARSDATIEIWDVNNSAVIEKTIYPTIEFNLVEGLAWCNDRLFSVNLHGFLIEYDLYKLCVKQAVSVTGGAAYCIDANQKKQIAVGTEQGFVNIYNLEEELIFDCVFDKQEGRIISIKFDKTGDFIVTGSIDAIRIWEVLTGHALHKLSPGRSEVNKPTIVWCLEVVNDFTVISGDSRGKLTFWDGKVGAQIESYQSHKADLLAICVSDDEKSLYCAGADPCISNYVQVSVKDGTKKWVRSIQRRIHEHDVRALVLVHQKLYSGGIDGYLACSFHPPKTLLRSPPVMQNRCTDITESRHILLRYPTHLEVWKLGEGDAVERDYKGIVPVVSEPKKLLVLQRTVKNSDGEKDQEGICASCISNNGKWVMFSTCSGTTLVIFQEDNKPALRKVQLENANVQCNKAIFTKDSSQLILAPCEGGLAVYTMGEDSVSLSQEITFASSEISDSVTHLISSDCGKYLVVGDASSNIVILHHYKTDGWRTHCKLPKYSESVTAIGLHSSLQNIVVSYSDNKIVEFDYKKRLFTQFSRELHTKPLKRWTTWSYPIRNITFDPKNDNIIILHDDTNIIILNKDQKVENELDAKVPKLDSSKFRESFQNGVYVINKYKHLVNLDWLSKDELVAVEINPLHIFEQLPPAFERKTFGTK